In Leuconostocaceae bacterium ESL0723, the following proteins share a genomic window:
- a CDS encoding peptidyl-prolyl cis-trans isomerase, with the protein MRKFAWPALILVFVAGLVYLYFNSSKTLMSSNAGKITEKEYYDDVKKSSAGQQEFANMAINKVLNAKYGNQVSKADSDKAFETQKAQYGSQFNEVLAQNNMTADEFKTQLRNKMVMSAAIKDNYKITQKQVDDAYADYQPDTTISLITAKDSDSAQSAIDDLGAGSSWSSVYKKYNTGTDKDSGKDGQLPAFDSTSTSVDSQVQKAAAQMSVGATSDSPVQGANGKYYVIKLDKVASKPSESKVESRLKDKIASDFMNNSKNSDAIQKIIGGILRKADISIKDNDLKNALSGYLTSGVSSSSSKK; encoded by the coding sequence ATGCGTAAATTTGCATGGCCGGCCCTGATTTTGGTTTTTGTTGCCGGCCTAGTCTACCTGTACTTTAATTCATCGAAGACCTTGATGAGTTCTAACGCAGGAAAAATTACTGAGAAAGAATACTACGACGACGTGAAGAAGTCTTCGGCCGGTCAGCAAGAATTTGCTAACATGGCCATCAACAAGGTCTTAAACGCCAAGTATGGTAACCAGGTCTCAAAGGCTGACTCCGACAAGGCCTTTGAAACGCAAAAGGCTCAGTACGGTTCACAGTTTAATGAAGTTTTGGCCCAAAACAACATGACGGCCGATGAATTCAAGACGCAACTGCGTAACAAGATGGTGATGTCAGCAGCTATTAAGGATAACTACAAGATTACCCAAAAGCAGGTTGATGATGCCTACGCTGACTACCAGCCTGACACGACGATTTCCCTGATTACTGCCAAGGATTCTGATTCGGCCCAGTCAGCCATTGATGACTTGGGCGCTGGCTCAAGCTGGTCATCAGTGTACAAGAAGTACAACACCGGTACTGACAAGGATAGTGGCAAGGATGGTCAGCTACCAGCCTTTGATTCAACCAGTACCAGCGTTGACAGTCAGGTTCAAAAGGCCGCTGCCCAGATGTCAGTTGGTGCTACTTCAGACTCCCCTGTCCAGGGTGCCAACGGTAAGTACTATGTTATCAAGCTCGACAAGGTAGCTTCCAAGCCATCCGAGAGCAAGGTTGAGTCACGGTTGAAGGATAAGATTGCCAGTGACTTCATGAACAACTCAAAGAACTCAGACGCAATCCAAAAGATTATTGGTGGTATCCTCCGCAAGGCTGATATCAGCATCAAGGATAACGACTTGAAGAATGCGCTTAGTGGTTACCTCACTTCTGGGGTTTCCTCATCTAGTTCTAAAAAATAA
- a CDS encoding HIT family protein — protein MADIFDKIIAGEIPAYKVYEDDDVLAFLDISQVTPGHTLLVPKKHVADIFDYDDQTAREVLLKLPILARAIKASNPAITGINIQSNNGPSAGQTVIHSHWHLIPRYDDDNLNAQLAPTIDHSADFTPARYQEIANQIAKEMEAGK, from the coding sequence ATGGCAGACATTTTTGACAAGATTATTGCGGGCGAAATCCCCGCCTACAAGGTATATGAAGATGACGACGTTTTGGCCTTCTTGGATATCTCCCAGGTAACGCCGGGTCATACCCTCCTGGTCCCTAAAAAACACGTGGCTGATATTTTTGATTACGATGACCAGACTGCCCGTGAAGTGCTCTTGAAGCTGCCTATCTTAGCCCGGGCAATTAAGGCTAGCAACCCCGCCATCACGGGTATCAATATCCAATCTAACAACGGCCCTTCTGCTGGTCAGACTGTGATTCACTCCCACTGGCACCTGATTCCCCGCTATGACGACGACAATCTCAATGCGCAGCTGGCACCAACCATTGATCACAGTGCGGATTTTACCCCAGCCCGCTACCAGGAAATTGCCAACCAAATTGCTAAGGAAATGGAGGCCGGCAAGTGA
- a CDS encoding ABC transporter ATP-binding protein codes for MGLIVNNLSGGYAGNNVLRDVSFEVPNGKIVALIGLNGAGKSTTINHIIGEQQPYTGKIELNGTDIAADPTKFKSQIAYIPEQPILYEELTLAEHLHLMLATHGKDDQENWDQVQDLLKNFRLDDKLHWLPIHFSKGMRQKVMIVAAFMLNAPLLVIDEPFLGLDTLAQKDVIRMMQEQAQADRSVLLTTHLLASAASYVDDFVVLRDGRIEFIGTPAELAASHGLTIETLDDFFNLAQQEEAIYES; via the coding sequence ATGGGATTAATCGTAAATAATTTATCCGGTGGCTACGCCGGTAACAACGTTTTAAGGGATGTTTCCTTTGAAGTGCCAAATGGCAAGATCGTCGCTTTAATTGGCTTAAATGGGGCCGGTAAGTCGACGACAATCAACCATATCATTGGTGAGCAACAACCTTACACCGGCAAAATTGAATTAAACGGGACCGACATCGCCGCCGACCCGACCAAGTTCAAGTCACAAATTGCCTACATTCCAGAGCAGCCCATTCTTTATGAGGAGCTAACTCTGGCTGAGCATTTACATTTAATGCTGGCTACTCATGGCAAAGACGACCAGGAGAACTGGGATCAGGTGCAAGACCTCTTAAAGAATTTTCGGCTGGATGACAAGCTGCACTGGTTACCCATCCACTTCTCAAAGGGGATGCGGCAGAAGGTCATGATTGTAGCGGCCTTCATGTTAAATGCGCCCCTTTTGGTCATTGATGAGCCTTTCTTGGGACTAGATACCCTGGCCCAAAAGGACGTGATTAGGATGATGCAAGAACAAGCTCAGGCTGACAGAAGCGTCTTGTTAACCACGCACTTGCTGGCGTCCGCTGCTAGCTATGTCGATGACTTTGTCGTTTTGCGGGACGGTCGAATCGAATTCATTGGTACGCCAGCTGAGTTGGCGGCTAGTCACGGTCTGACCATTGAAACCCTGGATGACTTCTTTAACTTAGCGCAACAGGAAGAGGCGATTTATGAGTCTTGA
- a CDS encoding ABC transporter permease, whose translation MSLDRLFWRRFFKHQARNARYMRLLFNDHFIIFLVILLGAAIICYRILLGMPASNPFWQTGWWQYGTLAWLLIGLQFGDFVTYVKPADRLFLLGNDRFMVSRYFRQALKVSYGYAILWQLAFIISIAPILTRIGINNVISVGSMIIFIMTYKLLMLMETREKLFLKPRTEPDVIIFERNTVPEELLYHFLYPAVVLGLILFLQPNLSAATLILWLLVLAGVWLFHFRTNHEKWQVYAIDWTPTVRQSQLHEQKILHFYSLFAEVPHLPKSIKRRPYLDWLISWMSGGRSGLYRLYAIRLVRNDEILPLIIRLIAVGIVILLSLSQAPFWLTVVVAAVVIYLINFQILPLYEETQKTLWTRLMPLTAAQRSQSFGRLLLQWSLISAVIISLANLAQPLRALGIFVGSLLMTAFLQWYYVPHALKKVNKGAR comes from the coding sequence ATGAGTCTTGATCGTTTATTTTGGCGGCGCTTCTTTAAACACCAGGCCCGCAATGCCCGGTACATGCGCCTGCTTTTTAATGACCACTTCATTATATTTCTGGTGATTTTGCTGGGTGCAGCAATTATCTGTTATCGGATTTTGCTGGGGATGCCAGCCAGTAATCCTTTCTGGCAGACCGGCTGGTGGCAGTATGGCACCCTGGCCTGGCTGCTGATTGGTTTGCAGTTCGGCGATTTCGTGACCTACGTTAAGCCGGCTGACCGCCTTTTTTTATTGGGCAATGACCGCTTTATGGTGTCGCGGTATTTTCGACAGGCCTTAAAGGTTAGCTATGGCTATGCGATTTTGTGGCAACTAGCCTTTATCATTAGTATCGCCCCAATTCTAACCCGGATTGGGATTAACAATGTCATTTCAGTTGGGTCGATGATTATCTTTATCATGACCTATAAACTGTTGATGCTGATGGAAACCCGGGAAAAGTTGTTCTTAAAGCCCCGGACCGAGCCTGACGTTATTATTTTTGAACGTAACACGGTGCCCGAGGAACTGCTTTACCACTTCTTATATCCTGCAGTTGTCCTGGGGTTGATTTTGTTCTTGCAACCCAACCTCTCAGCAGCAACCCTGATTTTGTGGCTGTTGGTCTTGGCTGGGGTTTGGCTCTTTCACTTCCGCACCAACCACGAAAAGTGGCAGGTATATGCCATCGACTGGACGCCCACCGTTCGGCAGTCCCAGTTACATGAGCAAAAGATTTTGCACTTCTACTCACTCTTTGCTGAAGTGCCACACTTACCTAAATCCATTAAGCGCCGTCCTTACCTGGACTGGTTGATTTCCTGGATGTCAGGCGGTCGTAGCGGTCTCTATCGGCTTTATGCCATCCGCTTGGTTCGAAACGATGAAATTCTACCGCTGATTATCCGGTTAATTGCGGTCGGCATAGTGATTTTGCTGAGCCTGTCTCAGGCTCCGTTCTGGCTGACGGTTGTCGTTGCAGCGGTGGTGATTTACCTGATTAACTTTCAGATTCTCCCACTTTATGAGGAAACGCAAAAGACACTGTGGACCCGTCTAATGCCGCTGACTGCTGCCCAACGCAGCCAGAGTTTTGGACGCTTGCTCCTCCAATGGAGCCTGATTAGTGCAGTGATTATTTCCCTGGCCAACCTGGCCCAACCCTTGCGCGCCTTGGGAATTTTTGTCGGCAGCTTGCTGATGACTGCCTTTTTGCAGTGGTATTACGTACCCCATGCCTTGAAGAAAGTAAACAAAGGAGCACGTTGA
- the trmB gene encoding tRNA (guanosine(46)-N7)-methyltransferase TrmB, with protein sequence MHLRSKPWAKGWLQDHPDIVISQDKAETMAGHWQDIFDKEQPIQLEIGSGKGQFIMNQAVAHPGINFIGMEIQETAVAIAARKSFDQYGKLPNLRYIYGNGSGVDTYFNKGEVSKIYLNFSDPWPKTRHERRRLTYKTFLQAYQQVLPDGGEVEFKTDNRHLFEYSLVSFMNFGMRWQPEDYSLDLHADPDKVAGNIETEYEQKFLAKGQPIYKVKAHF encoded by the coding sequence ATGCATTTACGGTCAAAGCCCTGGGCCAAAGGTTGGCTCCAGGACCACCCCGATATCGTTATTAGCCAGGACAAAGCGGAAACCATGGCTGGTCACTGGCAGGATATCTTTGATAAAGAGCAGCCTATCCAGTTAGAAATTGGTTCAGGTAAGGGCCAGTTCATCATGAACCAGGCTGTAGCCCATCCCGGAATCAACTTTATTGGGATGGAAATCCAAGAAACGGCGGTAGCCATTGCTGCCCGGAAAAGTTTTGACCAGTATGGCAAACTACCCAACTTACGTTACATTTACGGTAATGGCAGTGGGGTAGATACCTACTTCAACAAGGGAGAAGTTAGTAAGATTTATCTTAATTTTTCTGATCCCTGGCCAAAAACTCGCCATGAGCGGCGTCGTCTGACTTACAAGACTTTTTTACAGGCTTACCAGCAGGTCTTGCCTGATGGTGGCGAGGTGGAGTTTAAAACCGATAACCGGCATCTCTTTGAGTACTCCTTGGTGAGCTTTATGAATTTTGGTATGCGTTGGCAACCAGAAGACTACTCTTTGGACTTGCACGCCGACCCTGATAAGGTAGCGGGCAATATCGAGACCGAGTATGAACAAAAATTCCTGGCCAAGGGTCAGCCAATTTACAAGGTAAAGGCTCATTTCTAA
- a CDS encoding molecular chaperone, with protein MRKAFIALGVVLIALVIALLAFNQRPKYAGVSLPKNDYRHIQTSRTEIKSLLADLKKFDYSKPKTADQVETDAKKILKLNESVLSSHDYDKLKAAIYGAGGVVTTVKTAQAGHYNIDPSVASTLHNDFTEIINRSVAGISASSLQREEIAKTLTQQVNLDQALYQIGVQHQ; from the coding sequence ATGCGTAAAGCCTTCATTGCCCTAGGTGTGGTTCTAATTGCCCTGGTTATCGCCCTTTTGGCCTTCAACCAGCGACCCAAGTACGCCGGGGTATCCCTCCCTAAAAACGATTACCGCCATATTCAAACCAGCCGGACTGAAATCAAGTCCCTCCTGGCTGACCTCAAAAAGTTTGATTATAGCAAACCTAAAACCGCTGACCAGGTTGAAACCGATGCTAAGAAGATTTTGAAGCTTAACGAGTCAGTCCTAAGCAGCCACGATTATGACAAGCTCAAGGCCGCTATCTACGGTGCCGGCGGCGTAGTCACCACGGTCAAAACGGCCCAGGCCGGCCACTACAACATTGACCCTAGTGTGGCTTCCACCCTGCACAATGACTTTACCGAGATTATTAACCGCTCGGTGGCCGGCATTAGCGCCAGTTCATTGCAGCGTGAGGAAATTGCTAAGACTTTGACCCAACAGGTTAACTTGGACCAGGCCCTCTATCAAATCGGCGTTCAACACCAATAA
- a CDS encoding TetR/AcrR family transcriptional regulator yields the protein MVENKQDARIIRTRQTIRRIGLDLMTSQPDFSISTLLDRVKITRGTFYRHYRNKEDLVADINRVLIEQLSQHTQEQFRVARVIAVISERAVFYNSVLNQQVDQIFYQDLMTRLRAQMRHQLAEVKDDSLRQHLAYQWEAIVAGFFACVAKWLDDSMNMSQPDLLNEFAEIWRLNISTTGQTGLQLFDFTTPA from the coding sequence TTGGTAGAAAATAAGCAGGATGCCCGGATTATTCGTACCAGGCAAACAATTCGTCGGATTGGCTTGGATCTGATGACCAGCCAACCAGACTTTTCAATTTCAACCTTACTGGACCGGGTTAAAATCACCCGGGGAACCTTTTACCGCCACTACCGTAATAAGGAAGACTTGGTAGCTGACATTAACCGGGTCCTAATTGAACAGCTGAGTCAACATACCCAGGAACAGTTTCGCGTGGCCCGGGTCATTGCGGTTATCAGTGAGCGGGCCGTTTTTTATAATTCAGTCCTGAACCAGCAGGTGGACCAGATTTTTTACCAGGACCTGATGACCCGTTTACGAGCCCAGATGCGTCATCAACTGGCTGAGGTGAAAGATGACAGTCTGCGTCAGCATCTGGCCTATCAGTGGGAGGCCATTGTGGCCGGTTTCTTTGCCTGCGTGGCCAAGTGGTTGGATGACAGTATGAATATGAGTCAGCCTGATTTATTGAACGAGTTTGCCGAGATTTGGCGGTTAAATATTAGCACGACTGGGCAAACCGGCTTGCAATTATTCGATTTCACCACGCCGGCTTGA
- the rplU gene encoding 50S ribosomal protein L21 — protein MAYAVIVTGGKQYKVTEGDTIYVEKLAAAEGDKVTFDQVVLTDSKIGTPFVEGAKVEGTVEKQGKQKKVVTFKYRPKKNSHTKQGHRQPYTRVKIDSLA, from the coding sequence ATGGCATACGCAGTGATTGTTACCGGCGGTAAGCAGTACAAGGTTACCGAAGGCGACACGATTTACGTTGAAAAGTTAGCAGCAGCAGAAGGTGATAAGGTTACCTTTGATCAGGTTGTGCTTACTGATTCTAAGATTGGAACACCTTTTGTTGAAGGTGCTAAGGTTGAAGGAACGGTTGAGAAGCAGGGTAAGCAAAAGAAAGTGGTTACCTTCAAGTACCGTCCAAAGAAGAACTCACACACTAAGCAGGGACACCGTCAGCCATATACACGGGTTAAGATTGACTCACTTGCTTAA
- the rpmA gene encoding 50S ribosomal protein L27, which yields MNQDNLQMFAHHKGGGSSANGRDSAGRRLGTKVADGQSLTAGSIIYRQRGTHIYPGANVKKGGDDTLFALTDGVVKFERKGRDKRQVSVYSREEYQAAVAK from the coding sequence ATGAACCAAGATAACTTACAGATGTTTGCCCACCACAAGGGTGGTGGATCTTCTGCCAACGGTCGTGACTCAGCTGGTCGCCGTCTGGGTACTAAGGTTGCCGATGGTCAGTCTTTGACTGCCGGATCAATTATCTACCGCCAGCGCGGTACGCACATTTACCCAGGTGCCAACGTTAAGAAGGGCGGCGATGATACTTTGTTCGCCTTGACTGACGGCGTGGTTAAGTTTGAGCGTAAGGGTCGCGACAAGCGCCAGGTTTCGGTATATTCTCGCGAAGAATACCAAGCCGCTGTGGCTAAGTAA